GCTGAATGAGTCATAGGTACTGCTGGGCTGTCCTACAGTTCCTTCTGGCTTTCCCTCCGAGCAGGGTGGGAATGAGCAGTGACCTGGTCAAGGGACCCGGGCCACTTGATAGACCTCTCCTCCCACTCTTCTGCTAGCAGCTCAGAGAAGTCAAGGATGTTTtgttgttctcatcatttagggTGCTTGGCTGTTGGGTTCAGTGATCCTTACATCTAGCCCCAGCTAGTGGTGTTCTGGTAAATCATTAACCACCAACTCTTTGAGCCTCCCAGGGTAATGAAAGTTACACCTCTAGTTAGCATGTTTATGAAATAGATCCCTTCTGCATGCGAAGACCTGCATGTAGGGCAGTATGGTGGAAATGGTCCTGAATACTGTTGACGGTCCACCTAGAAGGAACCCACCCAGACCAAGTCTTAGCAGTTGGGTTCTTACTGACCACCTTCTTCCCTGGCTCTCCTCAGTGGAGGGAATGGAAGGCTGTGCCGGCTGCTTCAGAGCTTTCTCCTCTCTGCTCCCTTCGCTATAGATGCAGATGCCTTGGCTCTACCTGCCACTAATGATCTCATTGGATAtgactttagatttttttttttttttgagacagtcttgctgtcacccaggctggagtgcagtggcacgatcttggctcactgcaacgtctgcctcctgggttcaagcgattctcctgccgcagtctctggagtagctgggattaaaggcatgcatcaccatgcctggctaatttttgtatttttgtagagatggggtttcaccatgttggccaggctggtcttgaactcctgacctcaggtgatctgcctgcctcagcctcccaaagtgctgggattaaaggcatgcgccaccatgcctggccactttaGGCATTCTCTAAAAACCCAACTACAGTGATGCTAGATGTGTCCCGGGTCTTACACACAATTCTGCTACAATAGAGAGGTGGTGGCCACTGACACTTAGGGCCTTGCACCTGTGTCATGTCTAATTCTAAAATCATCCCAAAACGAGCCACATCAGTGCTGCCCAATCAGTTTTTCTGTAATGCCAAATCTAGGCTAAAGATTTCCCACTCACCACCAGCACACACTAGCAGGTAGTAGTTGGACCAATGTGACTTGAGAGCGGACTGGTGCTTCACCTAATGCCAACTGAAACTTCAGCTCGCTGGCTCCACCCAGTGGTGGCTAATAAGCACAGCAACCTCATTAACAATGAGACAGATTTCTTGCCTCATTTGATGCTCAATCTTACTTACCTGAGATCAATACATTACATTAGCAGGGCCAAGGGACCGATGATCTCCAGCCTATGGCAATTAGAAGAGACGGAAAGGCAGTATTGATTAATGCTGTGGTGATCCCAGCCCTAATATTTTAACCCTCAGGAAACCAGACAGACTCAGTGCCTTCATGGCACAACATCTTCATTAGATAAACTGGATTCCTTTCCTCAGGAGACCCAATTTGGTCCTATAAGTAAAACGGCCATTTCATTTTCTCTCAGGTCAATTTCACTGTCTTTTATTTGACAGCTAGCGCAGTCTTTGGGGAAATTCGTGGGTGATTTGAGTAGTAACAGCAAGGACATCACTGTAATTATGATAGTGCCTTATATTTTTCTAGCACCTCTCCCAAGGACTTATGAAGACTTTTAGATTCTTCATCCCTTCACACAACATTGCTTCAAGGTAGGGCCAAGGCAGAAATTATCATCACTGTTTTACAAGGAAAGACACTCCTGTGCGGTCTCAAAGCAAATGCTTTTAAGAGCTAAAAATTCATTTCCTAGTTCTGTTCACCAAATGATGCCTTCTTTAAACATAAATACAAATTGTAATGTTAGCAGGTGCTATttacagagagaaacaaagagaattttacaATAGTCGCCAACACTGCAGCTGCCAAAAAATCCCTAGCTCAGAAATTTAAAGCAGCAATCCCATTTTCcctacagaaatgaaaacatattgaaCTTTCTTTTGTATTTAGCAGTAATCCAGCAAAATATAAGCTTTAATATAGCGACTGAGGAGTGGTAGTTTGAGCCATGAGGTACCGGGGAGCCAGAATCCACTTGGTGAGGACAGTGATGACCAGCAGGTGGCAGAAGTAAATTCCAAGCagccaaaaaaccaaaaacattcgGAGAATTTTCCCCCGTTCCTGAGGGGCAGGATGGAGTTTGGACAGGAAGAACTGTAAGAAGCCAAGATCTGCGACAGTCCCAACAAATACAGTCTGgtcacatggatacaggaaggacGATCTGGGGAGGCATACCAACAAGAAACGAAGCCAGGGACCTGAATGCAAAACTAGCCTCAGGTGACATGTTCTCCTGCACTTAGAAGCACCGGCAAAACCATGCCCACATAAAGGGGGCAGACACATGTCTGGGTTTCAGTTTCTGCAGACCTTcatcatttgttttcctttttgttttctctgttgcccaggctggagtgcaatggcgcaatctcggctcactgcaacctccgcctcccagcttcaagggattctgcctcagcctcctgtggagctgggattacaggcgtgtgccaccatgcctggataatttttgcatttttagtagagatggggtttcactaagttggccaggctggtctcaaactcctgacctgaagtgatctgcccacctcggtgtcccaaagtgctgggattacaggcgtgagcaactgcgcccTTGCCTTCCTCTTAATCACTGTAGCTCTACCCCGTGGCTATTCCTAGGTAggtgccccctccccagcccaacCCCACCGGTTTCCTTGGAGGAAACCATCCATGGTCGATGGCTGCTGGGCCTTGACTCTCTGCCCAGCGCCTCTACTGCATGGATGGGGTTCCTGCCCTCGAAGCGGACATCTTCTTTTTCTGACTTTCCAGAAGCAGCGGAGAGGCGGGAGGTGCGTCGTGAGGTCTGGGTGCAGGACCTAGGAAGAAGAGGTTACAAGGAACCTGCGCCGGGAGCATGCGGTGCCCTCGGGACAGACCTAGCCCCAGGGCCCGTGGGTGTCCCTTCTTTCCAGTGGACATTCCCACCCTTTTCACACAGCCCATAGATAAATGAAGCAGCAGCAATTTTTATTGAGGGACCTAAACTGAAAATAGGTTtagaacataatttaaaaaaataaaacagcaaaagtAGCAAAAAATATatgacctttttaaaaacattttccttttttttttttgtttttaatatatagcAACTGATGCCTCCCAGCCACCAGGAGCATCTTACCCGATGGGTAAATCTCTGGTAAtgacctttttaaaaagacatgtaaatatatactcaGATTTATACactttgtgttttcttcataGCTATATACAGAGCCCCCAGTTTGGGGCTGGGCCCCAGGGCCACAACACTGCCCCCAACTTGGCCTTCGCCTCACCATCCTCTGGTACCAGGCATTTGGTCAGCAAAGCAAACTAGTATCGGAATTAATAAGCCACTGGCACCACCTATCTGGGGCAGAGGTCACCTTCAATCGAGGCACGAAGCACTGACCTCCCTACTGCTGTAGCCCTGAGGacaaggcacctgccaccagagTGCGAGGGGCTTATGGGTGAAGGCAAAACAGACCAAACCGACAGGAGAAAGCTCAGGAAGCTCTCACTTGCATGCCTGTTCATCGGCTCCCACTCCCTGCCCTCCAGGCAGTGCCTGGTGGCAGGGAGGGGTGTTGGTCCAACATCTGGGAGGGGATGAAGTGGCTGGCAGCAAAGATCTGCCTCTTTGCACCTCTCACCAGCAggtggagaggaggtggagggagaggtgaGCTGAGTGGGGTGAAGGCAGGCCACACAGGAAGGCCCCTGGTAGGCAGCCGGCTCCTGCCAGCAGGAAAGGGGACAGGGACGGACAGGTGGTGGGCCCAGCAGGGGCTGTGGGTGAGGGTTACAGCTGACGGTGGAGTCTGGGGAGGGCGTGTGGGTGGCAGTCAGCGGCGTTTGAGTCCGCCATTGGCAAGCTGGGCTGGGTGTCGGGGCAGGCAGGGCTCCTCGGGCAGCGGCTCATGAGAGAAGACGGAATCCTCCCCTGAGGAGCACGTAGAGCTCCGGGTGTCGGGAAAGCTGGGGGAGTACTGGTCCAGGGGCATGGACAGGTCCAGGTACTCCTGTGATGGGCGAGAGGAAGCAGCGATGGGCCGGGCCCCTCCTCCCTGCTCAGGGAGGTGCGTGCACGCAGTGGGGACGGCCTGAGCTCTGGCTCTGGCACGGGCAGCCTTACCTGGTTGGAGGTCAAGGCCACGATGCGGTCCAGGTCTTCCACCAGCTGCTTGAAGGTGGGTCTCTGTGAGGGCACTGCATGCCAGCAGTCCCGCATCATCATGTACCTGCGGCAGGACTGTAAGGTCAGGGACGTCTCCTGGAGATGGATACTCTCTAGTCTAGCCCCCTGCCCCTCAAGCCCACTCTTGCCCCagggcctggctcagggcctccgaCATCTCCTCGGGCTTACAGCTCGTTGGTGCAGTTACTGGGCTTGTCCATGCGGTGACCCTCCTTCAGCAGCTTGAAAAGTTCCTCCACAGGCACACCGGGGTATGGGGAGCCGCCCAGAGTGAAGATCTCCCACAGGAGCACCCCGAAAGACCACCTGCAAATGGGCGGAGAGCCACAGGGTGTTAGAGCTTCtccgcctcccctcccccagcacaaATCCTCTACCCAGGGCAGTGCCAGGAGACAGCATGGAGAACAGATCAGCCTTTCAACATCTGGAGCAGAGGGAATGGCCACagacaatgttttgtttttccctctgGGGCAGAAAGAGGACTCCTCAGTCCAGGGAGAAAGCAGGACTCTACAGTGCTAGAAGCTCTCTATCCCACACCTCCCTGGCAATTGCTATTACAAACTCACACATCACTCTGGTGGGTGTAGATCCGGTCAAATAATGCCTCGGGTGCCATCCACTTCACAGGCAGTCGGCCCTGAAAGCAGCACAGGGGAGGTTGGAGTGGCCCCAGGCAGGGCCATGAGGGCACAGGTGGGAAGGGACTGGGGGGTGGGTTCTCAGCCCACCCCACTCCTCGCTTCTCAGATGAAACCACCAGCACAGGGCGGCCTTGTCGGCACTCACGTTGGTTGTCTTTTTATAGTAGTCGATGTGGTGAATGTCCCGTGCGAGGCCAAAGTCTGCTATCTTCATCACATTGTCCTCTGTCACCAGGACATTCCTGGCTGCCAGGTCTCGGTGTATGcactgaggaaggaggaagggagagcgGGAGGCGGGGAGGTGAGGGAGCTGGAAGGCTCTGGGCGGCCGCCACCCATGCAACTAGCCGACTTGTCTCATAGAACTTCTGCCACACTGCTCTGCCCCCCGAACCTTTGCTTTCCCTCTTCTAACGTTCTCTGCCAGCTCCAGGCTTCTCATCACAGCAAGcgctcctcccttccttccccaaaGACTGGCCCCTTATGCCTCTGCTGCGTCTGCAGCGATGCGTGCTCCTAGGTCCTGCCTCCCAGCACAGCAAGTCCACATGGGGCTGGGCTCAAACCAGGCCAGCCCTTACACACCAAACACTGCACTCAACACTCACAGACagtttcattttatcttcataaCAATTCTACAACAGGTATtgttatactttattttcttttgagacagggccttgctctgtcgccccggctggggtgcagtggtgtgatcatggctcagtgcagcctcaaactcttgggctcaagctagcctcccacctcagcctcccgagtagctgggactaccggcacgcactaccacacccagctgattttttaatttttttttttttttttaaagacggggtctcaatatattgcccaacctggtctcacactcctgagctcaagcaatcctcccgccttggccactgcacccagctgatattattattattttgtatttgaagAATTTTAAGATGCTAAGTAGCTGCCTGAGGCTACGCAGAAAGTGGCAGTGCACAGATCGGACCCTACATCAGTCTGACCCCAAGGCCACCTGGCTACACTGGTGCTCCTGACTCTGCAGTTCCCAGAGAGCCTAAGACAACACACAGGGCACACAGGGCCAGTGCTCAGTACATCCACAACGCCACCACAAGATGATAAGTCACAGGCTGGAGGACTAGGGGGGCTCTGTTCCCACCCTGGCATTACCCAGGGGAGCCTTCAGGTTCCACACCTTCTTGGAGGCCAGATACTCCATGCCTCGGGCCACCTGGTAGGCGCAGGACACCAGGTCCTTGGAGGAGAGCTGCTCCTCTGGGTTGTGGCTGGGGTTGTAGCAGTATTCCAGCCCTGGGGGCCTCCGGGCCTGCAGGTACTCCCGCAGGTTGCCCTTGGAGGCATACTCCACGATGACATACAAGGGACCTGCAGGCACAGGAGAAGAGGCCATGGGGCCAGCAGCAGGTGAGCAGGTTTGGCTTCACCTCAAAgaaaccccacccccagcagcaCACCCCGGCCAACCTCCCATCTCCTGCCTCCTCTTAGGGGACCTGGGAAATCCATTCTACTACCCAAAAAACATCAGAGAAATAATTACTCCCAGCATAGTCCAGAAAATTCCCGAGCAACATTGGGGTAAGAGCCCcagtttgtctgtttattttgagacggagtctcactctgttgcccaggctggagtgcagtggcgcaatttcggctcactgcaacctctgccttctggattcaagagattctcctgccttagcctcccaagcagctgggattacaggcatgaacaatgcctggctaatttttttttttttttttttttttttttttttttttttgagatggagttttgctcgttgcccaagctggagtgcaatggcgcgatcttggctaaccgcaacctccgcctcccgggttcaaacgattctcctgccacagcctcccgagtagctggaattacaggcatgcgccaccacgcccggctactttttgtatttttagtagagatggggtttcacctgttggccaggctggtctcgaactcctgacctcaagtgatccacccgcctcaccctcccaaggtgctgggattacaagcgtgagccactgtgcctggcctatttatttattttatttttgagacagcggGAGTatctcccaagctggagtacaatggcgtgatcttggctcactgcaacctccacctcccgggttcaagcaagtcttatgcgtcagcctcctgagtagctgggattataggcatgcgtgaccatgcctggctaacttttgtattttttagtagagacggggtttcaccattttgaccagactggtctcgaactcctgatctcaagtgatctgcctgcctcggcctcccaaattgctgggattacaggcatgagccactgcacccagcctgagcgCTCTTAGACCATAATTACTCAGCTGCCTCTGTTAACACACCACGTGTGTGAATCTAGGTTATCTGTATTCCTGAATGAACACCAATGAGCAGAGCCCAGATCCCGAGATAACACATTTTAAACCTCTGCCAAAGCGGCCTCTCTTAACCCCCTTCCCTAGCTGTGGCTGAGAGAGGCCTTGGGACTGATACCCCAGCTCAGATCTTCTCCCCGCTGGGCAGGGAAAGCCAGTCTGGCCGGCACCCACCATCCTGCGTGCAGGCCCCCAGCAGGTTGATGATATTCTTATGCTTCCCGATCATCTTCATCATCTCCATTTCTGAGATCAGGTCTGacaagtctttctctgttgcGTCCGCTTTAAAGAACACGTTGAGACTCATTTACttgggaagggaggagggcaggATAAAGGCTAAGGGAGTAGGGTATGTGTCGAGGGGCTGCTTTTCCCTGGGACTTGATTCTCTCCTCCCCACTTCATCCAAACttgttttctcttccctctcaTGGGAGCCGTTGTTGCAATAGGTGGTAGTGAGTGGGCAGGGATGTGGTGAGGAAAGCCTGCAAGCGATGGATCCAGGATAAACACCTGACCACAGCCCAGGTTGACGCCAAGGAACAGAGTGATGTCATAGAACAATCTCAAGGTGCAGAACACCCCCTCCACTCCCAGGTAACCCCAAGCAGGCAGGGGAGCAGGTGTGGGCAGCAAAGGCACCAGAGAAGCTGTTCTGCTGGGCCCGAGGCCTGCTGTTTGCTTGGAATGGGACAAGATTTTCTTTGCAAGGACAGAAGCATCACTTACACTTCAACATCTTCACAGCCACTTTGGTCACACGGTTGGGTTTGTCCTTGTCCAGCCCGATAGCCTCTGCCAACACCACCTGCCCAAAGCAGCCCTCTCCCAGGGGTTTGCCTAAGACCAGTCTTTCGGGGGAAACAGAGAGTGGCATAAGTTGGGGCTGGTGAAGTTCAAACCTTGAGAGGCACCCCATCTCCACCTCTCTGTATTTCACCCAACTGCGAGCAGAAAGTGGAATGAATGTTTCTGCAGGCATTTCATGAACCTTCACCGCCCAGAAGGTGTTAGTATACACACCTTCCACCACTAGAATAGCAAGCAAGGAATGCCTTCAAAAAGTTGGGAGTCAAAGTATTATTACCTGTCCCGAGGCAGCTCCCAGCGAGGGTCTTCGGGAAGCTCATACTCAGAGACCCCTGCTAGCATGGGAGTCCCACTGGAGGAGAGCCGTGATGGCCGAACCAGAAGAACCCCAGAGTTCATGGATGCACTGGAGTCAGCAGACACCTGCAAGGAAGAGTGGGGTCACCCTAGAGCAAGGAGGGGGGACAGGGGTGACTCCTTCCCATTTTTAGTCAGGGCTTCCCAACAATGGCAGAGGCACATGTCTGTGTATCTGATGTTCTTTCCTcaacacagagtggtccaaagaCCATGGTAGGCCAGGAGGCCCAACTTCTAGGACTGACCTATTTCTGCCACAAGCTGGCCTTTCTGGACTTCACTCACCTTTAAAATAAGCAGACCAAATGCACCTCTTCCAGCTTGACATTTTATAACTGATCATTGCAGTAACAACTCTATTCTCCTGACTCTTTGCAAATACTTTGCCTTAGCTTATGGATTCCTAACTCCCAAAGCACCTTCCAGAATGAGCACAGGCTTCTGAGGGAACGGTCATTCTTGCACACACCTGTGCCATCTGTACCATTTCCTCCCGTGGGGAAGGGTGGGCACACAGGGGACAAGGGTATGGtatggctgatatggtttggctgtgtccccacccaaatctcatcttgaattcccacgtgttatgggagggacctggtaggaggtcaTTGactcatgggggcaggtcttccctgtgctgttcttgtgatagtgaataaatctcacgagatctgatgattttataaaggggagtttccctgtacaagctctcttctcgtctgccaccatgtgagacgtgccttttgccttctgcaattgtgaggcctccccagccacatggaactgtgagtccattaaacctctttcttttgtaaattgcccggtcttgggtatgtctttctcagcagtgtgaaaatggactaataaaaacAGTTCTCTTCTCTACCCTGCATCTCTGCACTTCTAAGCAGCCCTTGGGGACAGTTCAAATTCATGCTATTGGCTGCACATTCTGTCCAAATAGGACTTCCTCCCAATCCATGTCCCAGGAGTCCGGAGGACTTGCAGCGTGATATGGAGGGTGCAGGAAATTCATGGGCTACACTAGCTTGAAACAGACTCTAGAGCACTTAGTTCATGACATTCCACTGTGCCTTGCCCAGAAGCCAGAAAATAAGGCCCAAAGCTGTAGATTAGGGACAATGGAGAGGGCAGGGCAttagaggcccagagagagaggTGGTGCTGAGTGTGCAAATCCCCCATCTACTTTCTGTTACCTGTCTGCGCAGAGGGATGCTCTTGGCCAGCTTGTGCACAGCCATCTGGCTGTGGAAGTCACTCTTCTTGGTACCACTCTTCATCTTGTAGACGATGACCGACCCCACCATGCAGGAGATGAGGAAGGCCCCTGTGCAATAGATGATGATCTCCAGGTACAGGGGCGAGGTCATCACTGCCGGCCTCTCTTCCAGGGCTGAGTCAGTGCGAACAGGGTGTTAGCAGGCTTGGAGGGCCCCGTCCATGCGAGGTCCCGCTCCATTAGAAAAGCAACACCTGTCTCCTGTCCCCTGGGAACTTTTAGGGAGAAGAACCATGGCAAGTTCTAGCTAGGACTGGGATTGTGGCACTAGGAGGATCAGGCAACCTGATTTTGGAGGCTGCCTTCAATGGACTTGAGCCATGGAAAAGGGATGGCCTAGAACCATCGTGCTACACAAGCCCCATCCTCATTAATTCCTGAGCCTCCTTGCTCAGCTGGACTGGAGAGGTACAGGCACCCAGGGATCCTGCAAGGGCCAGCTGAGAAGTCACTTCTATGTGCCTTTCTTGGTCTCCTCAGGGAGCCATGGCCCTTCTCTGCAAAGCCTCAGCACTGTGTGCATGCACTTAACATGCGGGGACACAGATGTTTCTGAGTCCTCTGTCCCTAAGAAGACACGGGGTCCCTGAGGGCAGGGTTGGTGCCTCATTTATTTCTGCAGGCCACAGTACCTGGTGATGGTGGCACTCACAGAATGAGGACAGAGGAAAGGAGGGGAACCAGCCTGTGCCTTGCTCAATGTCCCACTTTGGGTCTGTGTCATCTCTGTAGGGGCACACAGGTAAATATTTATTCCTAGCCAAATCACAGGCAAAGCTGACTTAATTTCCAAAAATAAGCTTTTTTGGTAGTTCTTTCAAATTCTACTCATAGGCCCCAACTCCTAAAACTTAAGGAAATGTGGCGGCAGGGGGCAGGGTTCCATTTTGTTATTCTCTTCTCCCACCTTCTGATTAGgactcaccccccaccccattgCCACAGCAGCTAAGCCAGTTCGGTCCACCTTTCCCTTCAGCACGAGAGGCTGGGAGGCTTTCATCCCAGCACGCACAGCACTGGTTTCATGGAACACGCTTTGCCCCACGGGTGTGGACGGCCCTCCTCCTTCCACAGGCCTCCTACCAACCTTCCCCTTTAAAACCCACCAGCCAACCATGGAGGCGGCGCCCCTGGGAACCTTCCCAGAGAGGCATGAGGCATGAGGCACGACCCTAGACTGAGCCCAGAGAACGTCCCAAGGCCTGACAAGGAGACAGCAGAGCTGATGACAGGGAGAAGTGttgctgttttttctttccctgatGTTGAGGAACGAAGACAACTGATTGGGAGCACATGGGGAGCACGGACAGGACCAAGACAGGGACGATGATAAAAACAGAATGCTTCTCTGCCTCCAGCAGGGGCATCCGGAGACCCTGACGGGCAAGCAGGGCAGAgtgggaaaggaggggagagagaagagggcagTGCCAGCAGAACAGCCAGACCCACATGCAGGACATT
This genomic stretch from Pan paniscus chromosome 7, NHGRI_mPanPan1-v2.0_pri, whole genome shotgun sequence harbors:
- the FGFR1 gene encoding fibroblast growth factor receptor 1 isoform X5 → MWSWKCLLFWAVLVTATLCTARPSPTLPEQAQPWGAPVEVESFLVHPGDLLQLRCRLRDDVQSINWLRDGVQLAESNRTRITGEEVEVQDSVPADSGLYACVTSSPSGSDTTYFSVNVSDALPSSEDDDDDDDSSSEEKETDNTKPNRMPVAPYWTSPEKMEKKLHAVPAAKTVKFKCPSSGTPNPTLRWLKNGKEFKPDHRIGGYKVRYATWSIIMDSVVPSDKGNYTCIVENEYGSINHTYQLDVVERSPHRPILQAGLPANKTVALGSNVEFMCKVYSDPQPHIQWLKHIEVNGSKIGPDNLPYVQILKTAGVNTTDKEMEVLHLRNVSFEDAGEYTCLAGNSIGLSHHSAWLTVLEALEERPAVMTSPLYLEIIIYCTGAFLISCMVGSVIVYKMKSGTKKSDFHSQMAVHKLAKSIPLRRQVTVSADSSASMNSGVLLVRPSRLSSSGTPMLAGVSEYELPEDPRWELPRDRLVLGKPLGEGCFGQVVLAEAIGLDKDKPNRVTKVAVKMLKSDATEKDLSDLISEMEMMKMIGKHKNIINLLGACTQDGPLYVIVEYASKGNLREYLQARRPPGLEYCYNPSHNPEEQLSSKDLVSCAYQVARGMEYLASKKCIHRDLAARNVLVTEDNVMKIADFGLARDIHHIDYYKKTTNGRLPVKWMAPEALFDRIYTHQSDVWSFGVLLWEIFTLGGSPYPGVPVEELFKLLKEGHRMDKPSNCTNELYMMMRDCWHAVPSQRPTFKQLVEDLDRIVALTSNQEYLDLSMPLDQYSPSFPDTRSSTCSSGEDSVFSHEPLPEEPCLPRHPAQLANGGLKRR
- the FGFR1 gene encoding fibroblast growth factor receptor 1 isoform X6, which produces MWSWKCLLFWAVLVTATLCTARPSPTLPEQAQPWGAPVEVESFLVHPGDLLQLRCRLRDDVQSINWLRDGVQLAESNRTRITGEEVEVQDSVPADSGLYACVTSSPSGSDTTYFSVNVSDALPSSEDDDDDDDSSSEEKETDNTKPNRMPVAPYWTSPEKMEKKLHAVPAAKTVKFKCPSSGTPNPTLRWLKNGKEFKPDHRIGGYKVRYATWSIIMDSVVPSDKGNYTCIVENEYGSINHTYQLDVVERSPHRPILQAGLPANKTVALGSNVEFMCKVYSDPQPHIQWLKHIEVNGSKIGPDNLPYVQILKTAGVNTTDKEMEVLHLRNVSFEDAGEYTCLAGNSIGLSHHSAWLTVLEALEERPAVMTSPLYLEIIIYCTGAFLISCMVGSVIVYKMKSGTKKSDFHSQMAVHKLAKSIPLRRQVSADSSASMNSGVLLVRPSRLSSSGTPMLAGVSEYELPEDPRWELPRDRLVLGKPLGEGCFGQVVLAEAIGLDKDKPNRVTKVAVKMLKSDATEKDLSDLISEMEMMKMIGKHKNIINLLGACTQDGPLYVIVEYASKGNLREYLQARRPPGLEYCYNPSHNPEEQLSSKDLVSCAYQVARGMEYLASKKCIHRDLAARNVLVTEDNVMKIADFGLARDIHHIDYYKKTTNGRLPVKWMAPEALFDRIYTHQSDVWSFGVLLWEIFTLGGSPYPGVPVEELFKLLKEGHRMDKPSNCTNELYMMMRDCWHAVPSQRPTFKQLVEDLDRIVALTSNQEYLDLSMPLDQYSPSFPDTRSSTCSSGEDSVFSHEPLPEEPCLPRHPAQLANGGLKRR
- the FGFR1 gene encoding fibroblast growth factor receptor 1 isoform X8; amino-acid sequence: MAAVTRDFGEMLLHSGRVLPAKAQPWGAPVEVESFLVHPGDLLQLRCRLRDDVQSINWLRDGVQLAESNRTRITGEEVEVQDSVPADSGLYACVTSSPSGSDTTYFSVNVSDALPSSEDDDDDDDSSSEEKETDNTKPNRMPVAPYWTSPEKMEKKLHAVPAAKTVKFKCPSSGTPNPTLRWLKNGKEFKPDHRIGGYKVRYATWSIIMDSVVPSDKGNYTCIVENEYGSINHTYQLDVVERSPHRPILQAGLPANKTVALGSNVEFMCKVYSDPQPHIQWLKHIEVNGSKIGPDNLPYVQILKTAGVNTTDKEMEVLHLRNVSFEDAGEYTCLAGNSIGLSHHSAWLTVLEALEERPAVMTSPLYLEIIIYCTGAFLISCMVGSVIVYKMKSGTKKSDFHSQMAVHKLAKSIPLRRQVSADSSASMNSGVLLVRPSRLSSSGTPMLAGVSEYELPEDPRWELPRDRLVLGKPLGEGCFGQVVLAEAIGLDKDKPNRVTKVAVKMLKSDATEKDLSDLISEMEMMKMIGKHKNIINLLGACTQDGPLYVIVEYASKGNLREYLQARRPPGLEYCYNPSHNPEEQLSSKDLVSCAYQVARGMEYLASKKCIHRDLAARNVLVTEDNVMKIADFGLARDIHHIDYYKKTTNGRLPVKWMAPEALFDRIYTHQSDVWSFGVLLWEIFTLGGSPYPGVPVEELFKLLKEGHRMDKPSNCTNELYMMMRDCWHAVPSQRPTFKQLVEDLDRIVALTSNQEYLDLSMPLDQYSPSFPDTRSSTCSSGEDSVFSHEPLPEEPCLPRHPAQLANGGLKRR